From the Patescibacteria group bacterium genome, the window AGAGTTGTTAGCTTGATATTTGTCAGTTCGTCTTTGGGCTCTGTCTTTGTCTGATCGAAGATCGGAGAAGCATAATCGCCAGATTTGGTCGAAATCTGCCACTCTGAAGCGTTTTGCGTGTCATTGTCGATATCAAGATAAGAGCTAGCGCTTAGGGTCTGAGTATTTCTAAACAAGCTTTTGTCAGCAGTGAACGAGAGACCGGTTGGTGTATTTGGAAGTCTAGAGTAGAGCAAGGTCAAAGAGTGCAAAACAGGCGAAAGACTAGCGTCGCCAGTCGAAAGGGTCAAGCGTATGTAGAGAGTCTCGGAATCGGCCATCTCAAGGACATCGCTCGAAAACAAAATGTTGTCAGTAGAAAATTCCTTTTTGACAGCACCGCCGTTGAGTACTTCGCTGGCCTCGATCGAAAGCCAATCGACAAACTCACCCTTGGCCGGGGTGTAGGCCAAAATCGCGTTGCCAGATTCCTGGTACTGATTTTGTGTAATATCTGAGTCTAACTTCGCACTTTGGGAAAGAGAGAGAGAATTGGGGTTATCGGCTGTCGAAAGTCCAGAAATAGTCCAACTCTGCCAAGCTTCCTGTGTGCCCCAAGCCACTTGTGAAGAGGCGAAAGTGCGAATGACGCTGGTAGCAAAAACGGAGGTGAAGATAAGGGCCACGATGCCAGACATGTAGCCGGAGAGTGAAACCCAGTGAATTGCAGAAGCAAACGGGCTCATGTGCCACTTGTAGTACCATCTGAATTTCATCCGAAGATTGTTGTGGAGGGTGGCGAAGACTGGAAAAGTAACCTTGGTCGAACGCTGGATCAAAATGATTTCACGTTCAAGCTGAGCTTCCTTCTTTTGGAGCTCTTTTTGCTTCTCCGCGACAATCACCTCTTCTTTGGTGAGACCTTCAATCGCTGCCTTGTCCTGAGGCAACAAAGTGTACTTCTCCAAAGGTGCTTTTTTGGAAAAATGACTGCGGAAAAATTTGCGTAGGCCCTTCAACTTCCCTCCTGCGACAACCAGTCTTATTATTATGAGTATATTTTAACAAGAGAAGTGAACTCGTTCAAGGGCAAAAGAGGGTCTTGGCTGTTGATAAGATACAGAAAAATAGAACAAATTTATTTGCCTCATATTTGTCTTTGCTAGACTAGATAATTAGTAAATTTTCTTTTGCAAATTTTGACGGATTTTCCACGAATCAACTATCATTTTGAGCCCATCTTTCAATGGGTTGACAGTCGAATGTGGATCATCGTGCCAGGTGATCCCCTCCTCCTTTATTTTGTATCCTAATTTTTTGGCAATAGCTAAAACTTCAATATCGAAAGAGAAGTCAAATATGGTCAGCTTCTCGAAAATCGCTCCGGCCGCCTCTTTCGAAAATAATTTGAAACCGCACTGTGTGTCTTTGATCCCAGGCGTCACAAGGGCTTGGATCATCCAGTTCAAAGCTCGGCTGCCCGCTCTTCGAGTGAATGACTGTGGGATGGCTAATTTGCCACCTTTGCAGTATCTGGAGCCGATGACGACATCGTATTTATCGATATGGGCAAGAAGTTTGTCGACCTGTTCGATTGGGGTAGAATTATCAGCATCGGCGAATAACACATACTGGCCCTTTGCCAATTTGATTCCGTCCTGCACTGCACCACCCTTCCCGCGGTTCTGTTCGCCTTCGTAGATCACCAGATTCGGAATTCTGTCCACAAAATGTTCGGCGGAGCCAACCGTGTCATCAGGGGATGCATCAATTGCAACTATCGTTTCGACGATGAAGTCTTTGGTTTTAACATATTTTTCTATCGCTTCCAGAATAACGTGGATCCGTTTTTCTTCACGATATGCCGGAATCACAATTGATAAATAGATTTTCTCGTCCATCAAAGTCCTATTTTGTGATTAATATTTGGTCTGGGATAATCAAGATATTTGATCGGATACGGAGATTTGGGCGGATGTTGCTTCAAGTCTTCCGGAGTAATGTTGTAGACCAGGATAG encodes:
- a CDS encoding dolichyl-phosphate beta-glucosyltransferase, translated to MDEKIYLSIVIPAYREEKRIHVILEAIEKYVKTKDFIVETIVAIDASPDDTVGSAEHFVDRIPNLVIYEGEQNRGKGGAVQDGIKLAKGQYVLFADADNSTPIEQVDKLLAHIDKYDVVIGSRYCKGGKLAIPQSFTRRAGSRALNWMIQALVTPGIKDTQCGFKLFSKEAAGAIFEKLTIFDFSFDIEVLAIAKKLGYKIKEEGITWHDDPHSTVNPLKDGLKMIVDSWKIRQNLQKKIY